The genomic window ACAAGGCGGCCGAGGTAAGCCTCGTATTGCCCGCGATCGAACGTACCTTCGGCGGCCCGGTTGAGCAGCGCGGCGCCGATCGCGCGCTCGAGACCGCCATTTTCCTTGGCTTCGATCATCGCCACATAAGGCAGCATAAGGGCTGTTATATCCTGCGACGGACTGTGCTCGGTTCCGAGAACCGTCAGCGAGATCAGATCCTCGATAACGCCGGTATAGTACGCGACATTTTCCGGCACCTTCAGGCTCTTGCCATCCGCACGGCCGCGATGCTCACCGAGGCGCCCGAGAGCATCCTCGATCTTCCCGAGCAGGATGCCCGATTCCCGGAAACTCTCGTCCGATGCGACAACATCTTCCTTGAAGACGGCCTCGCTCCGGCGGAACAGCTCGATCGCCGGATCGCTCAGGCGTCGCTGCGCCGCGACAGCGGAGGCGTTCTTTTCGGCAAAGCCGCTGGTGATGAGGCCGACGGTCAGCCCCCGTTCTTTCTGAAGCTCGTGAATCACCTCGCTTGCGGCGATCGAAAGCTCCGTCAGCGGAGCGAGCTTTTCCAATTTTGCAGTGCGGTCAAGCTGCGCCCAGATCGCATTGGCAGCCAGGGAGACAATCGCAAAGTGAGGAAGAATAACCAGGAAAATCAATTCTTTCCGCAATGAAATACGCATACCATCGCCTTTGTCGCAGTGCAAAAATTACAGCCACATTAGGGCGATTCAATCGCAACTTCTAGGTTATTTTTATTCTCTCAATAGTATTATCGGTTTTAATGAAAATGCCGTGAATTCAGAATGGTTCGGGCGGGTTTGGCTGTCCGCCCGCACACCAAAGGATCAGCTTCCGTAGCCGCTGCCGGCTTTCCTGTAGTCTCCGCGCGGCGGACTGAAGACGTCGATCACGAAACACCCGTCCGGGCCGGCCTTCAGGCCGTGTTCGACATTGCCGGGCGTGCACCAGAAGTCGCCCGCCTTCACGTGATGATCGACGCCGTCCTGGGTCCTTACGCCGCTGCCTTCCAGCATGATGCCCCACTGCTCTTCCGGATGGCTGTGGATCGAGCCTTCCGCGTTCGGCTCGATCCGCACCACCGAAAACATCAGGTTCTCGCCCGGAAAGATCCGCGCCGTCAGGCCTTCGGCAAGCTTGCGCTGGATGCCCTGGCCGAGGTCGTGAAGGTTGAAGAAATTGCCGCTGCCCATCGTCTCGCCTCCCGTGCGTTTAGCAGTTTTCGGAGCATTGATCCTCGAAGCACGGACCGCAAGGTGCGTTCCCGCGCTTCGGCAAGCGGGGATCAGGGGCGCACCAGGACACGGTCCAGGACTTCGGTCTGTCCGTCTGCGCCGACCCTGAGGAGCAGCACTTCGCCCGATGCCGGAAAGACGTCCGTCAGCGCGGTGATGTTCACCTGATGGGTGACCAGAAACACCGTCTCTCCCGGCGACATTGCGGCCAGGACTCTGCGGGTCTCGGATGTCTGGGCGCCCGCTTTCGAGCGATCCTGAAAGAATGAATTGAGGCTCGGCAGCTCCTCGACATCGCCGAGGCCGAGCAGTTTCGCCGTCTCAAGGCAACGGCACCATTGGCTGGACAATACCCGGTCGATTTCGACGCCGGCTTCGCGGACCGCGGCGCCGATCCGGCGCGCTTGCTCACGTCCCGTCTCGTCCAGATTGCGTTGTGTCGAGCAGTCCCTGAGGCGGAAACCGGCCGGATCGCCGCCGCCCGGCGCGATCGCGTGGCGCATGATCGCGACGGTCCGGGGCTCCTCCAGGAGCTGCCATCCGCCCCCGCTCGCCTTTGCCTGATGAAGGGGAAATGCCGCCTGTAGGAGAACACAAAGACAAAACAGCAGCGTACGCATTCGTCTCCTCGTCGTTCCTGTTGCCGGGCCCGGACCTGAGGTAGCGCCAGAGAGCGCGACGGCAAGACGAAACAGGCGAGGGCCTCCGTCCAGAAAAAGAAAGCCCCGCCAAAGGCGGGGCCGTCAGGTGACGATGACAGGAGTTACAATCGACACCAGTTAGATCGCGAGATACTCCTGACGGAGTGCCTCGTCATCCAGCACTTCTTGAGCGGTGCCATCAAAGACGACCTGGCCCATATCGAGGATCAGGGCGCGGTCCGCGAGATGAAGCGCGGCGATAGCGTTCTGTTCGACGATAATGGTGGTGAGCCCGAGCGTCTTGATCTCTTCGAGGATCTTCTCGATCTCGCGCACGATGACCGGTGCGAGACCTTCATAGGGTTCGTCCAGCAGCAGCAGCTTCACGTCCCGGGCAAGAGCCCGCGCGACGGCCAGCATCTGCTGTTCGCCGCCTGACATGGTCACGCCTTCCTGGTTGCGGCGTTCGGCGAGGCGCGGGAAATGCTCGTAGAGCCGCTCGATCTCCCAGCCGCGCGGGCCGTGGATCTGCGCCAGCTCGAGGTTTTCCTCGACCGTCAGGCCGGGAATGATGCGCCGATCTTCGGGAACCAGACCAACACCGTTCTGCGCCGCCTCGAAATCCTTCATCCGGTGCAGCGGCTTGTGGTCGAGCCAGATCTCGCCGTGATGGAGGTCCGGATTTGCCATCCGTGCGATGGTACGGAGCGTCGAGGTCTTGCCGGCGCCGTTCCGCCCGAGCAGGGCGACGATCTCGCCCTCATGGATGTTGAAGCTGACATCCTGGACGATGTAGCTCTCGCCGTAATAGGCCTGCAGGCCCCAGCAGGAGAAATAGGCCGACGGCGTCCCGACGTTCCTGATCGGGTTCTCCGGCTTGACCATCGGGTCTTCCGGCTGCTTGAGGAGGGTATCCTGGCTCATAGATGGGCTCCCCCGAGATAGGCTTCCTGGACGCGCGGATCGCCCTTGATCTGTTCCGGCTTGCCTTCGGCGATGACGGTGCCCTGGGCCATGACGGAAATCTTGCTGGCGAGCGAGAACACGACATGCATGTCGTGCTCGATCACGATCTTGGTGATGCCGCGCTCGCCGATCTTCTTCAGAAGATCGATGGTCTTGTTGGTGTCCGCGCGGGACATGCCGGCGGTCGGCTCGTCCAGCAGCAGCAGCTTCGGATCCTGGACCAGGCACATGGCCAACTCCAGGCGCCGCTTGTCACCGCGGGAGAGCGAATTCGCGATCATGTGCTTCTTGTCGTAGAGATCGACGTCAGCCAGCAGATGCTCGGCCTTCTCCCGCGCTTCGGCGAGGCTGTCGACACGTTGCCAGGGGTTCAGCTTGAAAGCGCCGTCCCGCCGCGCGAGCGTCGGGATCATGACGTTATCGAGCAGATCGAGATCGCCGAAGATCTCCGGCGTCTGGAACACACGAACCACACCGGTTTGGTTGATCTCGTGCGGCTGCTTGCCGAGCAGCGAGATGCCGTCGAAATCCACCGTCCCGGTATCCGGGGTCAGGCGGCCGACGAAGCAGTTCAGCAACGTCGACTTGCCGGCCCCGTTCGGACCGATGATCGCGTGCACCGCACCCTCTTCGACCGAGAGCTCGACATTGTTGAGAGCCTTCAGACCGCCAAAGCTCTTATTGACGTTCTTGACTTGAAGAATGCTTGTCATCTTGCCGCCCTCATTCGCCGGGTGCCGTGGAAACCGAGGAATTGGCCGCACCGCCGTCCTTGCGGAACAGTTTGGCGATACGGCCAACACCCTCCATCAGCCCCCCCGGCAGGAAGATCACGATGATCATGAACAGCGCTCCGAGCGTCAGGTGCCAGCCTTCGCCGACGAAGAGGCCGGAGATCGCCACGACGATGCCCTGCAGCCATCCCGGCAGGAAGTCGAAGATGCTCATCAGAATGTCGTGGTTGAAGGCGCTGAAAATGTTCTCGAAATATTTGATCACGCCTGCGCCGAAGACCGGACCGAGCAGCGTTCCCGCCCCGCCGAGAATGGTCATCAGCACGACCTCGCCCGACGCGGTCCACTGCATGCGCTCCGCACCGGCCAGCGGGTCGGTACAGGCGAGCAGCGCGCCGGCGAGACCGGCATACATGCCCGAGATCACGAAGGCCGCGAGCGCATAGGGCCGGGTGTTGATGCCGGTGTAGTTCAGCCGGTTCTGGTT from Nisaea sediminum includes these protein-coding regions:
- a CDS encoding cupin domain-containing protein — translated: MGSGNFFNLHDLGQGIQRKLAEGLTARIFPGENLMFSVVRIEPNAEGSIHSHPEEQWGIMLEGSGVRTQDGVDHHVKAGDFWCTPGNVEHGLKAGPDGCFVIDVFSPPRGDYRKAGSGYGS
- a CDS encoding ABC transporter ATP-binding protein, with product MTSILQVKNVNKSFGGLKALNNVELSVEEGAVHAIIGPNGAGKSTLLNCFVGRLTPDTGTVDFDGISLLGKQPHEINQTGVVRVFQTPEIFGDLDLLDNVMIPTLARRDGAFKLNPWQRVDSLAEAREKAEHLLADVDLYDKKHMIANSLSRGDKRRLELAMCLVQDPKLLLLDEPTAGMSRADTNKTIDLLKKIGERGITKIVIEHDMHVVFSLASKISVMAQGTVIAEGKPEQIKGDPRVQEAYLGGAHL
- a CDS encoding ABC transporter ATP-binding protein, which translates into the protein MSQDTLLKQPEDPMVKPENPIRNVGTPSAYFSCWGLQAYYGESYIVQDVSFNIHEGEIVALLGRNGAGKTSTLRTIARMANPDLHHGEIWLDHKPLHRMKDFEAAQNGVGLVPEDRRIIPGLTVEENLELAQIHGPRGWEIERLYEHFPRLAERRNQEGVTMSGGEQQMLAVARALARDVKLLLLDEPYEGLAPVIVREIEKILEEIKTLGLTTIIVEQNAIAALHLADRALILDMGQVVFDGTAQEVLDDEALRQEYLAI
- a CDS encoding histidine phosphatase family protein; its protein translation is MRHAIAPGGGDPAGFRLRDCSTQRNLDETGREQARRIGAAVREAGVEIDRVLSSQWCRCLETAKLLGLGDVEELPSLNSFFQDRSKAGAQTSETRRVLAAMSPGETVFLVTHQVNITALTDVFPASGEVLLLRVGADGQTEVLDRVLVRP